A window from Carassius gibelio isolate Cgi1373 ecotype wild population from Czech Republic chromosome B3, carGib1.2-hapl.c, whole genome shotgun sequence encodes these proteins:
- the LOC127952814 gene encoding centriolar coiled-coil protein of 110 kDa isoform X5, with amino-acid sequence MSRLLQLCGGNMDRYEDFCARILSELRSEMMHERSCSSARAREGAHSRICFNGRPLLSPVLSEKQRREMVEYKKRASQMEAERQIHYNKNLLNQIQTILWTNEAPQILDVPKPSEQCPSPSPKTDSRNGFTVADTADISPAGATEPYIWSNEPPVTPSAELHGVMRRKSTEEKHMQEDIQTEGVCLQNLLKKSREFMEKEQGKQGSKVISNTMVDPSRILSESPPVKENSCSLDESAFGLPFYIPSPNQTSPSNLISPEPGLKRGLIARPHRGRPRPISAGSIFFSLVENPNQPNMTANARPLEVKTTATQDRKLLGVENVCMGRYDDHSTLGRPETSPVDPELTSPLFRRRCHTLDSHLSSRHQSPVIDRSQERMPRFMAGVTARTPTRLSPPSPMNKTFTRDGPVAAFMGSGITPDSPSHAKLPFEMERNSVISTALKERRTDEMQWQVHALEDMQRTLEDDYSFRMSCLMEEQEREQLHLSQESEERVRRLRAQGGLSPVAGEDGCERYPLLSPLSPGDRSPRHSVPTIGFPSGDVLSPSKQTPMYMRILNHSAGKRNRLSQVVTAEQQRALCHLTAAVKGFLIRRLLKTEKVKHLRQTVQDTQEFIRSFSTDAPQRSVSLSEQDLCLRERVRAQLRAALFDIHDIFFTMTLEERLCLLQQDRELRSERKLREMEKAKSPKDKVVLSAATQKSLERKKRVGESPGQPRRAQKTKSPPTNRSYKKTPEERVQHSERLKKQHSLG; translated from the exons GTCTAGGCTGCTCCAGCTGTGTGGAGGAAACATGGACCGCTATGAGGATTTCTGCGCACGCATTCTGTCTGAGCTGCGGTCGGAGATGATGCACGAGAGGAGCTGCAGTAGCGCGCGTGCTCGAGAGGGCGCGCACTCTCGCATCTGCTTCAACGGCAGGCCGCTGTTGTCTCCGGTT CTAAGTGAGAAACAACGAAGGGAGATGGTTGAATACAAGAAAAGAGCTTCACAAATGGAGGCCGAGAGACAGATTCATTACAACAAAAACCTCCTCAATCAGATTCAGACCATTCTTTGGACCAATGAG GCACCACAAATATTGGACGTGCCAAAGCCTTCAGAGCAGTGCCCTTCTCCCTCTCCGAAAACAGACTCCAGGAATGGTTTTACAGTAGCTGATACTGCAGACATTTCACCGGCTGGAGCCACAGAGCCGTACATTTGGTCTAATGAGCCACCGGTGACCCCTTCAGCTGAGCTGCATGGAGTGATGAGAAGAAAATCCACAgaagaaaaacacatgcaagAGGACATTCAGACGGAAGGAGTTTGCCTGCAGAACCTACTCAAGAAATCACGCGAATTCATGGAAAAGGAGCAAGGTAAacaggggtcaaaggtcatcagCAACACAATGGTTGATCCGAGCAGGATCCTCTCTGAAAGCCCGCCAGTTAAAGAAAACAGCTGTTCTTTGGATGAGAGTGCCTTTGGGTTACCCTTTTATATTCCCTCTCCAAACCAAACCTCTCCCAGTAACCTGATAAGCCCAGAACCCGGTCTAAAGCGCGGTTTAATAGCCAGACCCCACCGCGGACGTCCTCGTCCGATTTCTGCCGGGAGCATCTTCTTTTCTTTGGTTGAAAACCCCAACCAACCGAACATGACAGCGAATGCAAGGCCACTGGAAGTCAAAACAACTGCAACACAGGACAGGAAGCTACTCGGGGTGGAAAATGTATGTATGGGTCGATATGATGATCACTCGACCCTGGGACGCCCGGAAACGTCTCCAGTGGATCCTGAGCTCACAAGCCCTCTGTTTCGAAGGAGATGCCACACGCTGGATAGCCACCTGTCCTCACGCCATCAGAGTCCCGTCATAGACCGGAGCCAGGAGAGAATGCCTCGGTTTATGGCCGGGGTCACCGCGAGAACGCCCACTCGACTGTCTCCTCCCTCACCCATGAACAAGACTTTCACACGGGACGGTCCTGTAGCAGCATTTATGGGGTCTGGGATCACCCCAGACTCTCCTTCTCATGCCAAACTACCTTTTGAGATGGAGAGAAACAGTGTTATTAGCACTGCGCTGAAAGAAAGGAGAACAG ATGAGATGCAATGGCAAGTCCACGCTCTAGAAGACATGCAGAGGACTCTGGAGGACGATTATTCTTTCCGGATGTCCTGTCTGATGGAGGAACAAGAGCGAGAACAACTGCACCTCAGTCAG GAGTCAGAGGAGCGGGTCAGGAGACTGAGGGCTCAGGGTGGTCTGAGTCCTGTAGCCGGTGAGGACGGGTGTGAACGTTACCCGTTACTGAGTCCTTTAAGCCCAGGAGACAGATCGCCAAGACACTCTGTGCCAACCATTG GTTTCCCTTCAGGGGATGTGTTATCCCCTTCGAAACAGACTCCCATGTATATGAGAATCCTGAATCACAGCGCCGGCAAGAGAAACAGACTGAGCCAG GTTGTGACAGCGGAGCAGCAGAGGGCACTGTGTCACCTCACTGCAGCCGTGAAGGGCTTCCTCATCAGACGACTGCTGAAAACGGAGAAAGTCAAGCACCTGCGGCAAACCGTGCAG GACACGCAAGAGTTTATCCGTTCGTTCAGCACTGATGCTCCTCAGAGAAGCGTCTCTCTGTCCGAGCAGGATCTGTGTCTGCGGGAGCGCGTCAGAGCGCAG TTACGCGCGGCCTTGTTTGACATTCATGATATCTTCTTCACGATGACACTGGAGGAGCGTCTGTGTCTGCTGCAGCAAGACCGAGAGCTGCGCTCCGAGCGGAAGCTCAGAGAGATG GAAAAAGCTAAAAGTCCCAAGGACAAGGTGGTTTTGTCGGCTGCTACCCAGAAATCtcttgaaagaaagaaaag AGTTGGGGAATCTCCAGGTCAGCCCAGAAGAGCTCAGAAGACCAAGAGTCCTCCTACAAATAG GAGTTACAAGAAGACCCCAGAAGAGAGAGTGCAGCATTCTGAGAGGCTGAAGAAACAGCATTCACTGGGCTGA
- the LOC127952814 gene encoding centriolar coiled-coil protein of 110 kDa isoform X1, whose translation MSRLLQLCGGNMDRYEDFCARILSELRSEMMHERSCSSARAREGAHSRICFNGRPLLSPVLSEKQRREMVEYKKRASQMEAERQIHYNKNLLNQIQTILWTNEAPQILDVPKPSEQCPSPSPKTDSRNGFTVADTADISPAGATEPYIWSNEPPVTPSAELHGVMRRKSTEEKHMQEDIQTEGVCLQNLLKKSREFMEKEQGKQGSKVISNTMVDPSRILSESPPVKENSCSLDESAFGLPFYIPSPNQTSPSNLISPEPGLKRGLIARPHRGRPRPISAGSIFFSLVENPNQPNMTANARPLEVKTTATQDRKLLGVENVCMGRYDDHSTLGRPETSPVDPELTSPLFRRRCHTLDSHLSSRHQSPVIDRSQERMPRFMAGVTARTPTRLSPPSPMNKTFTRDGPVAAFMGSGITPDSPSHAKLPFEMERNSVISTALKERRTDEMQWQVHALEDMQRTLEDDYSFRMSCLMEEQEREQLHLSQESEERVRRLRAQGGLSPVAGEDGCERYPLLSPLSPGDRSPRHSVPTIGFPSGDVLSPSKQTPMYMRILNHSAGKRNRLSQVVTAEQQRALCHLTAAVKGFLIRRLLKTEKVKHLRQTVQDTQEFIRSFSTDAPQRSVSLSEQDLCLRERVRAQLRAALFDIHDIFFTMTLEERLCLLQQDRELRSERKLREMEKAKSPKDKVVLSAATQKSLERKKRVGESPGQPRRAQKTKSPPTNRILQPSQGQNAPVSGQPLLRRGSVLHILLPVITQSPAPAISIFFYAAVDGI comes from the exons GTCTAGGCTGCTCCAGCTGTGTGGAGGAAACATGGACCGCTATGAGGATTTCTGCGCACGCATTCTGTCTGAGCTGCGGTCGGAGATGATGCACGAGAGGAGCTGCAGTAGCGCGCGTGCTCGAGAGGGCGCGCACTCTCGCATCTGCTTCAACGGCAGGCCGCTGTTGTCTCCGGTT CTAAGTGAGAAACAACGAAGGGAGATGGTTGAATACAAGAAAAGAGCTTCACAAATGGAGGCCGAGAGACAGATTCATTACAACAAAAACCTCCTCAATCAGATTCAGACCATTCTTTGGACCAATGAG GCACCACAAATATTGGACGTGCCAAAGCCTTCAGAGCAGTGCCCTTCTCCCTCTCCGAAAACAGACTCCAGGAATGGTTTTACAGTAGCTGATACTGCAGACATTTCACCGGCTGGAGCCACAGAGCCGTACATTTGGTCTAATGAGCCACCGGTGACCCCTTCAGCTGAGCTGCATGGAGTGATGAGAAGAAAATCCACAgaagaaaaacacatgcaagAGGACATTCAGACGGAAGGAGTTTGCCTGCAGAACCTACTCAAGAAATCACGCGAATTCATGGAAAAGGAGCAAGGTAAacaggggtcaaaggtcatcagCAACACAATGGTTGATCCGAGCAGGATCCTCTCTGAAAGCCCGCCAGTTAAAGAAAACAGCTGTTCTTTGGATGAGAGTGCCTTTGGGTTACCCTTTTATATTCCCTCTCCAAACCAAACCTCTCCCAGTAACCTGATAAGCCCAGAACCCGGTCTAAAGCGCGGTTTAATAGCCAGACCCCACCGCGGACGTCCTCGTCCGATTTCTGCCGGGAGCATCTTCTTTTCTTTGGTTGAAAACCCCAACCAACCGAACATGACAGCGAATGCAAGGCCACTGGAAGTCAAAACAACTGCAACACAGGACAGGAAGCTACTCGGGGTGGAAAATGTATGTATGGGTCGATATGATGATCACTCGACCCTGGGACGCCCGGAAACGTCTCCAGTGGATCCTGAGCTCACAAGCCCTCTGTTTCGAAGGAGATGCCACACGCTGGATAGCCACCTGTCCTCACGCCATCAGAGTCCCGTCATAGACCGGAGCCAGGAGAGAATGCCTCGGTTTATGGCCGGGGTCACCGCGAGAACGCCCACTCGACTGTCTCCTCCCTCACCCATGAACAAGACTTTCACACGGGACGGTCCTGTAGCAGCATTTATGGGGTCTGGGATCACCCCAGACTCTCCTTCTCATGCCAAACTACCTTTTGAGATGGAGAGAAACAGTGTTATTAGCACTGCGCTGAAAGAAAGGAGAACAG ATGAGATGCAATGGCAAGTCCACGCTCTAGAAGACATGCAGAGGACTCTGGAGGACGATTATTCTTTCCGGATGTCCTGTCTGATGGAGGAACAAGAGCGAGAACAACTGCACCTCAGTCAG GAGTCAGAGGAGCGGGTCAGGAGACTGAGGGCTCAGGGTGGTCTGAGTCCTGTAGCCGGTGAGGACGGGTGTGAACGTTACCCGTTACTGAGTCCTTTAAGCCCAGGAGACAGATCGCCAAGACACTCTGTGCCAACCATTG GTTTCCCTTCAGGGGATGTGTTATCCCCTTCGAAACAGACTCCCATGTATATGAGAATCCTGAATCACAGCGCCGGCAAGAGAAACAGACTGAGCCAG GTTGTGACAGCGGAGCAGCAGAGGGCACTGTGTCACCTCACTGCAGCCGTGAAGGGCTTCCTCATCAGACGACTGCTGAAAACGGAGAAAGTCAAGCACCTGCGGCAAACCGTGCAG GACACGCAAGAGTTTATCCGTTCGTTCAGCACTGATGCTCCTCAGAGAAGCGTCTCTCTGTCCGAGCAGGATCTGTGTCTGCGGGAGCGCGTCAGAGCGCAG TTACGCGCGGCCTTGTTTGACATTCATGATATCTTCTTCACGATGACACTGGAGGAGCGTCTGTGTCTGCTGCAGCAAGACCGAGAGCTGCGCTCCGAGCGGAAGCTCAGAGAGATG GAAAAAGCTAAAAGTCCCAAGGACAAGGTGGTTTTGTCGGCTGCTACCCAGAAATCtcttgaaagaaagaaaag AGTTGGGGAATCTCCAGGTCAGCCCAGAAGAGCTCAGAAGACCAAGAGTCCTCCTACAAATAG GATCCTGCAGCCCAGTCAGGGCCAGAACGCTCCTGTTTCAGGCCAGCCGCTCCTGCGCCGTGGGTCAGTTCTTCACATTTTGCTGCCTGTGATCACGCAATCTCCTGCTCCTGCCATTTCCATTTTCTTTTACGCTGCTGTTGATGGAATTTGA
- the LOC127952814 gene encoding centriolar coiled-coil protein of 110 kDa isoform X2 produces MSRLLQLCGGNMDRYEDFCARILSELRSEMMHERSCSSARAREGAHSRICFNGRPLLSPVLSEKQRREMVEYKKRASQMEAERQIHYNKNLLNQIQTILWTNEAPQILDVPKPSEQCPSPSPKTDSRNGFTVADTADISPAGATEPYIWSNEPPVTPSAELHGVMRRKSTEEKHMQEDIQTEGVCLQNLLKKSREFMEKEQGKQGSKVISNTMVDPSRILSESPPVKENSCSLDESAFGLPFYIPSPNQTSPSNLISPEPGLKRGLIARPHRGRPRPISAGSIFFSLVENPNQPNMTANARPLEVKTTATQDRKLLGVENVCMGRYDDHSTLGRPETSPVDPELTSPLFRRRCHTLDSHLSSRHQSPVIDRSQERMPRFMAGVTARTPTRLSPPSPMNKTFTRDGPVAAFMGSGITPDSPSHAKLPFEMERNSVISTALKERRTDEMQWQVHALEDMQRTLEDDYSFRMSCLMEEQEREQLHLSQESEERVRRLRAQGGLSPVAGEDGCERYPLLSPLSPGDRSPRHSVPTIGFPSGDVLSPSKQTPMYMRILNHSAGKRNRLSQVVTAEQQRALCHLTAAVKGFLIRRLLKTEKVKHLRQTVQDTQEFIRSFSTDAPQRSVSLSEQDLCLRERVRAQLRAALFDIHDIFFTMTLEERLCLLQQDRELRSERKLREMEKAKSPKDKVVLSAATQKSLERKKRVGESPGQPRRAQKTKSPPTNSSVPESVCCVEGSCSPVRARTLLFQASRSCAVGVTRRPQKRECSILRG; encoded by the exons GTCTAGGCTGCTCCAGCTGTGTGGAGGAAACATGGACCGCTATGAGGATTTCTGCGCACGCATTCTGTCTGAGCTGCGGTCGGAGATGATGCACGAGAGGAGCTGCAGTAGCGCGCGTGCTCGAGAGGGCGCGCACTCTCGCATCTGCTTCAACGGCAGGCCGCTGTTGTCTCCGGTT CTAAGTGAGAAACAACGAAGGGAGATGGTTGAATACAAGAAAAGAGCTTCACAAATGGAGGCCGAGAGACAGATTCATTACAACAAAAACCTCCTCAATCAGATTCAGACCATTCTTTGGACCAATGAG GCACCACAAATATTGGACGTGCCAAAGCCTTCAGAGCAGTGCCCTTCTCCCTCTCCGAAAACAGACTCCAGGAATGGTTTTACAGTAGCTGATACTGCAGACATTTCACCGGCTGGAGCCACAGAGCCGTACATTTGGTCTAATGAGCCACCGGTGACCCCTTCAGCTGAGCTGCATGGAGTGATGAGAAGAAAATCCACAgaagaaaaacacatgcaagAGGACATTCAGACGGAAGGAGTTTGCCTGCAGAACCTACTCAAGAAATCACGCGAATTCATGGAAAAGGAGCAAGGTAAacaggggtcaaaggtcatcagCAACACAATGGTTGATCCGAGCAGGATCCTCTCTGAAAGCCCGCCAGTTAAAGAAAACAGCTGTTCTTTGGATGAGAGTGCCTTTGGGTTACCCTTTTATATTCCCTCTCCAAACCAAACCTCTCCCAGTAACCTGATAAGCCCAGAACCCGGTCTAAAGCGCGGTTTAATAGCCAGACCCCACCGCGGACGTCCTCGTCCGATTTCTGCCGGGAGCATCTTCTTTTCTTTGGTTGAAAACCCCAACCAACCGAACATGACAGCGAATGCAAGGCCACTGGAAGTCAAAACAACTGCAACACAGGACAGGAAGCTACTCGGGGTGGAAAATGTATGTATGGGTCGATATGATGATCACTCGACCCTGGGACGCCCGGAAACGTCTCCAGTGGATCCTGAGCTCACAAGCCCTCTGTTTCGAAGGAGATGCCACACGCTGGATAGCCACCTGTCCTCACGCCATCAGAGTCCCGTCATAGACCGGAGCCAGGAGAGAATGCCTCGGTTTATGGCCGGGGTCACCGCGAGAACGCCCACTCGACTGTCTCCTCCCTCACCCATGAACAAGACTTTCACACGGGACGGTCCTGTAGCAGCATTTATGGGGTCTGGGATCACCCCAGACTCTCCTTCTCATGCCAAACTACCTTTTGAGATGGAGAGAAACAGTGTTATTAGCACTGCGCTGAAAGAAAGGAGAACAG ATGAGATGCAATGGCAAGTCCACGCTCTAGAAGACATGCAGAGGACTCTGGAGGACGATTATTCTTTCCGGATGTCCTGTCTGATGGAGGAACAAGAGCGAGAACAACTGCACCTCAGTCAG GAGTCAGAGGAGCGGGTCAGGAGACTGAGGGCTCAGGGTGGTCTGAGTCCTGTAGCCGGTGAGGACGGGTGTGAACGTTACCCGTTACTGAGTCCTTTAAGCCCAGGAGACAGATCGCCAAGACACTCTGTGCCAACCATTG GTTTCCCTTCAGGGGATGTGTTATCCCCTTCGAAACAGACTCCCATGTATATGAGAATCCTGAATCACAGCGCCGGCAAGAGAAACAGACTGAGCCAG GTTGTGACAGCGGAGCAGCAGAGGGCACTGTGTCACCTCACTGCAGCCGTGAAGGGCTTCCTCATCAGACGACTGCTGAAAACGGAGAAAGTCAAGCACCTGCGGCAAACCGTGCAG GACACGCAAGAGTTTATCCGTTCGTTCAGCACTGATGCTCCTCAGAGAAGCGTCTCTCTGTCCGAGCAGGATCTGTGTCTGCGGGAGCGCGTCAGAGCGCAG TTACGCGCGGCCTTGTTTGACATTCATGATATCTTCTTCACGATGACACTGGAGGAGCGTCTGTGTCTGCTGCAGCAAGACCGAGAGCTGCGCTCCGAGCGGAAGCTCAGAGAGATG GAAAAAGCTAAAAGTCCCAAGGACAAGGTGGTTTTGTCGGCTGCTACCCAGAAATCtcttgaaagaaagaaaag AGTTGGGGAATCTCCAGGTCAGCCCAGAAGAGCTCAGAAGACCAAGAGTCCTCCTACAAATAG CAGTGTTCCTGAGTCTGTGTGTTGTGTTGAAGGATCCTGCAGCCCAGTCAGGGCCAGAACGCTCCTGTTTCAGGCCAGCCGCTCCTGCGCCGTGG GAGTTACAAGAAGACCCCAGAAGAGAGAGTGCAGCATTCTGAGAGGCTGA
- the LOC127952814 gene encoding centriolar coiled-coil protein of 110 kDa isoform X3 has translation MSRLLQLCGGNMDRYEDFCARILSELRSEMMHERSCSSARAREGAHSRICFNGRPLLSPVLSEKQRREMVEYKKRASQMEAERQIHYNKNLLNQIQTILWTNEAPQILDVPKPSEQCPSPSPKTDSRNGFTVADTADISPAGATEPYIWSNEPPVTPSAELHGVMRRKSTEEKHMQEDIQTEGVCLQNLLKKSREFMEKEQGKQGSKVISNTMVDPSRILSESPPVKENSCSLDESAFGLPFYIPSPNQTSPSNLISPEPGLKRGLIARPHRGRPRPISAGSIFFSLVENPNQPNMTANARPLEVKTTATQDRKLLGVENVCMGRYDDHSTLGRPETSPVDPELTSPLFRRRCHTLDSHLSSRHQSPVIDRSQERMPRFMAGVTARTPTRLSPPSPMNKTFTRDGPVAAFMGSGITPDSPSHAKLPFEMERNSVISTALKERRTDEMQWQVHALEDMQRTLEDDYSFRMSCLMEEQEREQLHLSQESEERVRRLRAQGGLSPVAGEDGCERYPLLSPLSPGDRSPRHSVPTIGFPSGDVLSPSKQTPMYMRILNHSAGKRNRLSQVVTAEQQRALCHLTAAVKGFLIRRLLKTEKVKHLRQTVQDTQEFIRSFSTDAPQRSVSLSEQDLCLRERVRAQLRAALFDIHDIFFTMTLEERLCLLQQDRELRSERKLREMEKAKSPKDKVVLSAATQKSLERKKRVGESPGQPRRAQKTKSPPTNRILQPSQGQNAPVSGQPLLRRGSYKKTPEERVQHSERLKKQHSLG, from the exons GTCTAGGCTGCTCCAGCTGTGTGGAGGAAACATGGACCGCTATGAGGATTTCTGCGCACGCATTCTGTCTGAGCTGCGGTCGGAGATGATGCACGAGAGGAGCTGCAGTAGCGCGCGTGCTCGAGAGGGCGCGCACTCTCGCATCTGCTTCAACGGCAGGCCGCTGTTGTCTCCGGTT CTAAGTGAGAAACAACGAAGGGAGATGGTTGAATACAAGAAAAGAGCTTCACAAATGGAGGCCGAGAGACAGATTCATTACAACAAAAACCTCCTCAATCAGATTCAGACCATTCTTTGGACCAATGAG GCACCACAAATATTGGACGTGCCAAAGCCTTCAGAGCAGTGCCCTTCTCCCTCTCCGAAAACAGACTCCAGGAATGGTTTTACAGTAGCTGATACTGCAGACATTTCACCGGCTGGAGCCACAGAGCCGTACATTTGGTCTAATGAGCCACCGGTGACCCCTTCAGCTGAGCTGCATGGAGTGATGAGAAGAAAATCCACAgaagaaaaacacatgcaagAGGACATTCAGACGGAAGGAGTTTGCCTGCAGAACCTACTCAAGAAATCACGCGAATTCATGGAAAAGGAGCAAGGTAAacaggggtcaaaggtcatcagCAACACAATGGTTGATCCGAGCAGGATCCTCTCTGAAAGCCCGCCAGTTAAAGAAAACAGCTGTTCTTTGGATGAGAGTGCCTTTGGGTTACCCTTTTATATTCCCTCTCCAAACCAAACCTCTCCCAGTAACCTGATAAGCCCAGAACCCGGTCTAAAGCGCGGTTTAATAGCCAGACCCCACCGCGGACGTCCTCGTCCGATTTCTGCCGGGAGCATCTTCTTTTCTTTGGTTGAAAACCCCAACCAACCGAACATGACAGCGAATGCAAGGCCACTGGAAGTCAAAACAACTGCAACACAGGACAGGAAGCTACTCGGGGTGGAAAATGTATGTATGGGTCGATATGATGATCACTCGACCCTGGGACGCCCGGAAACGTCTCCAGTGGATCCTGAGCTCACAAGCCCTCTGTTTCGAAGGAGATGCCACACGCTGGATAGCCACCTGTCCTCACGCCATCAGAGTCCCGTCATAGACCGGAGCCAGGAGAGAATGCCTCGGTTTATGGCCGGGGTCACCGCGAGAACGCCCACTCGACTGTCTCCTCCCTCACCCATGAACAAGACTTTCACACGGGACGGTCCTGTAGCAGCATTTATGGGGTCTGGGATCACCCCAGACTCTCCTTCTCATGCCAAACTACCTTTTGAGATGGAGAGAAACAGTGTTATTAGCACTGCGCTGAAAGAAAGGAGAACAG ATGAGATGCAATGGCAAGTCCACGCTCTAGAAGACATGCAGAGGACTCTGGAGGACGATTATTCTTTCCGGATGTCCTGTCTGATGGAGGAACAAGAGCGAGAACAACTGCACCTCAGTCAG GAGTCAGAGGAGCGGGTCAGGAGACTGAGGGCTCAGGGTGGTCTGAGTCCTGTAGCCGGTGAGGACGGGTGTGAACGTTACCCGTTACTGAGTCCTTTAAGCCCAGGAGACAGATCGCCAAGACACTCTGTGCCAACCATTG GTTTCCCTTCAGGGGATGTGTTATCCCCTTCGAAACAGACTCCCATGTATATGAGAATCCTGAATCACAGCGCCGGCAAGAGAAACAGACTGAGCCAG GTTGTGACAGCGGAGCAGCAGAGGGCACTGTGTCACCTCACTGCAGCCGTGAAGGGCTTCCTCATCAGACGACTGCTGAAAACGGAGAAAGTCAAGCACCTGCGGCAAACCGTGCAG GACACGCAAGAGTTTATCCGTTCGTTCAGCACTGATGCTCCTCAGAGAAGCGTCTCTCTGTCCGAGCAGGATCTGTGTCTGCGGGAGCGCGTCAGAGCGCAG TTACGCGCGGCCTTGTTTGACATTCATGATATCTTCTTCACGATGACACTGGAGGAGCGTCTGTGTCTGCTGCAGCAAGACCGAGAGCTGCGCTCCGAGCGGAAGCTCAGAGAGATG GAAAAAGCTAAAAGTCCCAAGGACAAGGTGGTTTTGTCGGCTGCTACCCAGAAATCtcttgaaagaaagaaaag AGTTGGGGAATCTCCAGGTCAGCCCAGAAGAGCTCAGAAGACCAAGAGTCCTCCTACAAATAG GATCCTGCAGCCCAGTCAGGGCCAGAACGCTCCTGTTTCAGGCCAGCCGCTCCTGCGCCGTGG GAGTTACAAGAAGACCCCAGAAGAGAGAGTGCAGCATTCTGAGAGGCTGAAGAAACAGCATTCACTGGGCTGA